In one window of Bradyrhizobium sp. AZCC 1721 DNA:
- a CDS encoding M48 family metalloprotease, with amino-acid sequence MAAYGLYTHIASNKFRSMLLLAGLFLLIYVLVFAGALVAEVVLNSGASLNYYLTRASRDLISALPYATIIAALWIVIVYFFHQNMIDAVTGGESVTRQQQPRLYNLLENLCISRGITMPKLKVMDSPALNAFATGLNRRQYSITVTSGLLQALNDQEIEAVLGHELTHIRNGDVQLMVIAMIIAGVVGFFGELFFRTFTNLSWNSTGSDWSSSSSSSSSSSSSSSSSDRGKGGGGAVMAIIIAVVLILLAWLLSQVVKLALSRSRELLADAGSVELTKNPDAMITALRKIENRGELPGATSAVMELCVDNPREGFADLFATHPSVDRRVKALVQFAGGRDPGPLALPSDTADEPESEESATEQLQPPVPRGPWSDASKPAGVPGARSGPPDGPWGPHR; translated from the coding sequence ATGGCCGCGTATGGTCTCTACACGCATATCGCATCGAACAAGTTTCGTTCGATGCTGCTGCTCGCCGGGCTATTTCTGCTGATCTACGTGCTGGTCTTCGCCGGCGCGCTGGTTGCGGAAGTGGTGCTCAATAGCGGTGCTTCACTCAACTATTATCTGACGCGCGCCTCGCGCGACCTGATCTCAGCCCTCCCCTATGCAACAATCATCGCCGCCTTGTGGATCGTGATCGTCTATTTCTTCCACCAGAACATGATCGACGCCGTGACCGGCGGCGAGAGCGTGACGCGGCAACAGCAGCCGCGGCTCTATAATCTCCTGGAAAACCTCTGCATCTCGCGCGGCATCACGATGCCGAAGCTGAAGGTGATGGACAGCCCGGCGCTGAACGCCTTCGCCACCGGGCTCAACCGGCGGCAATATTCCATCACGGTGACCTCGGGCCTTCTGCAGGCGCTCAACGACCAGGAGATCGAGGCCGTGCTCGGCCACGAGCTCACGCATATCCGCAACGGCGACGTGCAGTTGATGGTGATCGCCATGATCATCGCCGGCGTGGTGGGCTTCTTCGGCGAACTGTTCTTTCGCACGTTCACCAACCTGTCGTGGAACTCGACCGGCAGCGATTGGTCTTCATCTTCATCCTCCTCCTCATCATCATCATCGTCCTCTTCTTCGTCCGACCGCGGCAAGGGCGGCGGCGGCGCCGTCATGGCGATCATTATCGCGGTGGTGCTGATCCTGCTGGCCTGGCTGTTGTCGCAAGTCGTCAAGCTGGCGCTGTCGCGATCGCGCGAACTGTTGGCCGACGCCGGCTCGGTCGAACTCACCAAGAACCCCGACGCCATGATCACGGCGCTGCGCAAGATCGAAAATCGCGGCGAGCTGCCCGGCGCGACGTCTGCGGTCATGGAGCTCTGTGTCGACAATCCGCGCGAAGGGTTTGCCGACCTGTTCGCGACCCATCCGTCAGTCGACCGACGCGTCAAAGCGCTGGTGCAGTTTGCCGGTGGCCGCGATCCCGGCCCGCTCGCCCTCCCGTCCGATACGGCGGATGAACCCGAGTCGGAGGAATCGGCCACGGAGCAACTCCAGCCGCCGGTTCCCCGCGGCCCGTGGAGCGACGCCAGCAAGCCTGCCGGCGTTCCGGGCGCCCGCTCCGGCCCCCCGGACGGCCCTTGGGGCCCGCATCGCTAA
- a CDS encoding GIY-YIG nuclease family protein, translating into MTSARKAAIAAYKERKTIAGVFVIRCKATSETWVGQTPNLEKIQNRIWFSLRQGSHPCCSLQAAWAAHGSDSLTFEECERLEDEETSYIRDALLKERALHWRVELKAEAV; encoded by the coding sequence GTGACATCAGCCAGAAAGGCAGCCATTGCCGCCTACAAGGAGCGGAAGACCATCGCGGGGGTCTTCGTCATCCGCTGCAAGGCGACCTCCGAGACATGGGTCGGCCAGACGCCCAATCTGGAGAAAATCCAGAACCGCATCTGGTTTTCGCTGCGCCAAGGCAGCCACCCCTGCTGCAGCCTGCAGGCAGCGTGGGCCGCGCACGGGTCCGACAGTCTGACGTTCGAGGAGTGCGAGCGGCTGGAAGACGAAGAGACGTCCTATATCCGCGACGCGCTTTTGAAGGAGCGCGCGCTGCATTGGAGGGTGGAGCTCAAAGCAGAGGCAGTTTGA
- a CDS encoding adenine phosphoribosyltransferase has protein sequence MTFDHDIKATVRTIPDYPKKGILFRDITTLLADARAFRRAVDELVQPWAGLKIDKVAGIEARGFILGGAVAHQVSAGFVPIRKKGKLPHTTVRIAYSLEYGLDEMEMHADAVHPGERVILVDDLIATGGTAEGAVKLLRQIGANVVAACFIIDLPDLGGAAKLRAMEVPVRTLMAFEGH, from the coding sequence ATGACATTCGATCACGACATCAAGGCCACCGTCCGCACCATTCCGGACTACCCGAAAAAGGGTATCCTGTTTCGCGACATCACGACCCTGCTGGCGGACGCGCGTGCCTTTCGGCGTGCCGTCGATGAGCTGGTGCAACCCTGGGCGGGATTGAAGATCGACAAGGTCGCCGGCATCGAGGCGAGGGGATTCATCCTCGGCGGCGCGGTCGCGCATCAGGTTTCCGCCGGCTTTGTTCCGATCCGGAAAAAAGGCAAGCTGCCGCATACCACCGTGCGGATCGCCTATTCGCTGGAATACGGCCTCGATGAAATGGAAATGCATGCCGACGCGGTCCATCCTGGCGAGCGCGTCATCCTGGTCGATGATCTCATCGCCACCGGCGGCACCGCGGAAGGCGCGGTGAAATTGCTGCGCCAGATCGGCGCCAACGTGGTCGCGGCCTGCTTCATCATCGATCTGCCCGATCTCGGCGGCGCCGCCAAGCTGCGCGCGATGGAAGTGCCGGTGCGTACGCTGATGGCGTTCGAGGGGCATTAA
- a CDS encoding anthranilate synthase component I, producing the protein MNRTAFSLPEHSEYRTSGGLAISRVVEQFTGNAKRLDDLIELLDRRRGVVLSSGTTVPGRYESFDLGFADPPLVLETAGSNFSLQALNARGEVLIAFLGDVLREPCVVISERSERRLAGHIVRGAAPVEEDQRTRRASVMSLVRDLVAAFTANDDPLLGLFGAFAYDLVFQIEDLVQKRAREADQRDIVLYVPDRLLAYDRATGRGVVLSYDFSWKGRSTQGLPRDTAESVYAKTPRQGFADHAPGEYQATVEVARAAFARGDLFEAVPGQLFAEPCERSPAEVFQRLCRINPSPYGALMNLGDGEFLVSASPEMFVRSDGRRVETCPISGTIARGVDAIGDAEQIRQLLNSEKDEFELNMCTDVDRNDKARVCVPGTIKVLARRQIETYSKLFHTVDHVEGMLRPGFDALDAFLTHAWAVTVTGAPKLWAMQFVEDNERSSRRWYAGAIGAVNFDGSINTGLTIRTIRMKDGLAEVRVGATCLFDSDPAAEDRECQVKAAALFQALRGDAPKPLSTFAPDATGSGRKVLLIDHDDSFVHMLADYFRQVGASVTVVRHVHAQEMLKRKGWDLLVLSPGPGRPQDFGISKTIGTALDRKLPIFGVCLGVQAIGEYFGGQLGQLTQPAHGRPSRVQVRGGRLMQNLPNEIVIGRYHSLYVERDSVPDVLEVTATTEDGVAMAIEHKTLPVGGVQFHPESLMSLGGEVGLRIVENAFRLNAEAN; encoded by the coding sequence ATGAACAGGACAGCCTTCTCCCTGCCGGAGCACAGCGAATACCGGACCAGCGGCGGTCTGGCGATTTCGCGCGTCGTCGAGCAGTTCACCGGCAACGCCAAGCGCCTTGACGACCTGATCGAGCTGCTCGATCGCCGCCGTGGCGTGGTGCTGTCCTCCGGCACCACGGTGCCGGGGCGCTACGAAAGCTTTGACCTCGGCTTTGCCGATCCGCCGCTGGTGCTGGAAACGGCCGGCTCTAATTTCTCGCTCCAAGCGCTGAACGCGCGCGGCGAGGTGCTGATCGCCTTCCTCGGCGATGTGCTGCGCGAGCCCTGCGTCGTCATTTCGGAGCGGAGCGAGCGGCGATTGGCGGGCCACATCGTCCGCGGCGCCGCGCCGGTCGAGGAAGATCAGCGCACCCGCCGTGCCAGCGTGATGTCGCTGGTGCGCGATCTCGTCGCCGCCTTCACCGCAAACGACGATCCGCTGCTCGGCCTGTTCGGCGCCTTCGCCTACGACCTCGTGTTCCAAATCGAGGACCTCGTGCAGAAGAGGGCGCGCGAGGCTGACCAGCGCGATATTGTGCTCTACGTGCCGGATCGCCTTCTGGCCTACGACCGTGCCACCGGCCGTGGCGTGGTGTTGAGCTACGATTTCTCCTGGAAGGGAAGGTCCACCCAGGGCCTGCCGCGCGACACCGCCGAGAGCGTTTACGCCAAAACGCCACGGCAGGGATTTGCCGATCATGCGCCCGGCGAATATCAGGCAACGGTCGAGGTCGCGCGTGCGGCGTTTGCGCGCGGCGACCTGTTCGAGGCGGTGCCGGGGCAACTCTTCGCCGAGCCCTGCGAGCGTTCGCCGGCGGAGGTGTTCCAGCGGCTGTGCCGCATCAACCCGTCGCCCTATGGCGCGCTGATGAATCTCGGGGACGGCGAATTTTTGGTGTCGGCCTCGCCGGAAATGTTCGTGCGCTCCGACGGCCGCCGGGTCGAGACCTGCCCGATTTCGGGCACCATCGCGCGTGGCGTCGATGCGATCGGCGATGCCGAGCAAATCAGGCAATTGCTGAACTCGGAGAAGGATGAGTTCGAGCTCAACATGTGCACCGACGTCGACCGCAACGACAAGGCGCGCGTCTGCGTCCCCGGCACGATCAAGGTGCTGGCGCGGCGGCAGATCGAAACCTATTCGAAGCTGTTCCACACCGTCGACCATGTCGAAGGCATGCTGCGCCCGGGCTTCGATGCGCTGGATGCCTTCCTGACGCACGCCTGGGCGGTTACCGTGACCGGTGCGCCGAAATTGTGGGCCATGCAGTTCGTCGAGGACAATGAGCGTTCGTCGCGGCGCTGGTACGCCGGCGCCATCGGCGCCGTGAATTTCGACGGCAGCATCAACACCGGGCTGACCATCCGCACCATCCGCATGAAGGATGGGCTGGCCGAAGTGCGCGTCGGCGCCACCTGCCTGTTCGATTCCGATCCGGCCGCCGAAGACCGCGAGTGCCAGGTGAAGGCGGCTGCGCTGTTCCAGGCGCTGCGGGGCGACGCGCCGAAGCCGCTCTCGACCTTTGCGCCCGACGCGACCGGCTCGGGCCGCAAGGTGCTATTGATCGACCACGACGACAGTTTTGTTCATATGCTGGCGGATTATTTCCGGCAGGTCGGCGCAAGCGTAACCGTGGTCCGGCACGTGCATGCACAGGAGATGCTGAAGCGGAAGGGCTGGGATCTCCTGGTCTTGTCGCCGGGCCCGGGTCGTCCTCAAGATTTTGGAATCTCGAAGACCATTGGAACGGCGCTGGACCGAAAACTGCCGATCTTCGGTGTCTGCCTCGGCGTGCAGGCGATCGGCGAGTATTTTGGCGGCCAGCTCGGTCAGCTCACCCAGCCGGCGCATGGACGGCCGTCGCGGGTTCAGGTCCGCGGCGGACGGCTGATGCAGAACCTGCCGAATGAGATCGTGATCGGCCGCTATCATTCGCTCTATGTCGAGCGCGACAGCGTGCCCGATGTTCTCGAAGTCACCGCGACCACCGAGGACGGCGTCGCGATGGCGATCGAACACAAGACCTTGCCGGTCGGCGGCGTGCAGTTTCACCCGGAATCGCTGATGTCGCTCGGCGGCGAGGTGGGTCTGCGCATCGTCGAGAATGCGTTTCGGCTGAACGCGGAGGCGAATTGA
- a CDS encoding NAD-dependent epimerase/dehydratase family protein, producing MKIFCTGASGYIGGSVAAHLIAAGHQVTGLVRSPEKAEAVRARGVQPLLGTLDDRDVLAQAAQAAEIVVNAASADHRGAVESLLGALAGSGKPFIHTSGSSIVGTRAKGQRSDAIFDEDTPITPSPARAARVALNEFILSHRNKGCWPVIICPSLIYGLGHGAGRDSVQVPLLINLAKKRGNAAHAGPGENVWSNVHIDDLVTLYALAIEKAPAGSFYFVENGESSMREACEAINRMLGFAGPPTAMSMAEAAAEWGEGTAEDTMASNSRVRAKRARQELGWQPKARGLIEEIESGCYRE from the coding sequence ATGAAAATCTTCTGCACGGGCGCATCGGGCTATATCGGCGGGTCGGTTGCGGCTCATCTCATTGCCGCCGGACATCAGGTGACCGGATTGGTTCGCTCGCCTGAAAAGGCCGAGGCGGTTCGCGCGCGCGGCGTCCAGCCCTTGCTGGGAACGCTCGACGACAGGGACGTTCTGGCGCAAGCGGCGCAGGCCGCCGAAATTGTCGTCAATGCGGCGAGCGCCGACCACAGAGGCGCGGTCGAGAGCCTGCTCGGCGCGCTCGCCGGAAGCGGCAAGCCGTTCATCCACACATCGGGATCGAGCATCGTCGGCACCCGCGCCAAGGGCCAGCGATCGGATGCGATCTTCGACGAAGACACGCCCATTACGCCATCGCCCGCGCGCGCGGCGCGGGTCGCGCTGAACGAGTTCATTCTGTCCCATCGCAATAAGGGATGTTGGCCGGTCATCATCTGTCCGAGCCTGATCTATGGCCTCGGTCATGGCGCTGGGCGAGACAGCGTGCAGGTGCCGTTGCTGATCAATCTCGCAAAAAAGCGCGGCAACGCGGCGCATGCCGGGCCCGGCGAGAACGTCTGGTCGAACGTGCATATCGACGATCTCGTGACGCTCTACGCGCTTGCCATCGAGAAGGCGCCGGCAGGTAGCTTCTATTTCGTCGAGAACGGCGAGAGCTCGATGCGTGAAGCGTGCGAGGCGATCAACCGCATGCTGGGTTTTGCGGGACCGCCGACGGCGATGTCGATGGCCGAAGCCGCCGCCGAATGGGGCGAGGGCACGGCCGAGGACACGATGGCGTCGAACAGCAGGGTGCGGGCGAAACGCGCGCGGCAGGAACTTGGCTGGCAGCCGAAGGCGCGGGGACTGATCGAGGAGATCGAGAGCGGGTGTTATCGGGAGTAG
- a CDS encoding dienelactone hydrolase family protein → MGTHITFERPDGKETAGYLANAARGNAPGVVVVQEWWGLSENIKGLCDRFAAAGFDALAPDLYKGVVVPYHDTDAANAQMTSLDFMDATTQNVRGAAQYLARNGAKVGLTGFCLGGAVTIIGATKIPELTAGVIFYGIPPEQAAKPADVKIPLQAHFANKDDWCTPAAVDAFEKAMKDAGKSLELFRYDAEHAFVNEQRMAVHDRQAAELAWGRATEFFRQHLG, encoded by the coding sequence ATGGGCACCCACATCACCTTCGAGCGTCCGGACGGCAAGGAAACCGCCGGCTATCTCGCCAATGCCGCGCGCGGCAACGCACCGGGCGTGGTGGTGGTGCAGGAATGGTGGGGCCTGTCGGAGAACATCAAGGGCCTGTGCGACCGCTTTGCGGCGGCCGGTTTCGATGCGCTGGCGCCCGATCTCTACAAGGGCGTCGTGGTGCCGTATCACGATACGGACGCGGCCAACGCGCAGATGACCTCGCTCGATTTCATGGACGCCACTACCCAAAATGTACGTGGCGCCGCGCAATATCTCGCACGCAACGGCGCCAAGGTGGGGCTCACCGGCTTTTGCCTCGGCGGCGCCGTGACCATCATCGGCGCCACCAAAATTCCGGAGCTCACGGCGGGCGTCATATTCTACGGCATCCCGCCTGAGCAGGCCGCTAAACCTGCCGACGTGAAAATCCCGCTGCAGGCGCATTTCGCCAACAAGGACGACTGGTGCACGCCGGCCGCGGTCGACGCCTTCGAAAAGGCGATGAAGGATGCCGGCAAGTCGCTCGAGCTGTTCCGCTATGATGCCGAACATGCCTTCGTGAACGAGCAGCGCATGGCCGTGCATGACCGCCAGGCCGCCGAGCTTGCCTGGGGCCGGGCGACGGAATTTTTCAGGCAGCATCTAGGTTAA
- a CDS encoding cytochrome c1, whose translation MSGPSDFQPTNPALKWIERRLPIMGLMHSSFVAYPTPRNLNYWWTFGAILSFMLGVQILTGVILAMHYTPHADMAFKSVELIVRDVNYGWLLRNIHASGASMFFFAVYIHMFRGLYYGSYKEPREVLWILGVIIYLLMMATGFMGYVLPWGQMSFWGATVITNLFSAVPYFGESIVTLLWGGYSVGNPTLNRFFSLHYLLPFVIAGVVVLHIWALHVAGQNNPAGVEAKTEKDTVPFTPYATMKDMFGVSCFLLFFAWFIFYMPNYLGDPENYIPANPAVTPAHIVPEWYYLPFYAILRSIPNKLAGVIAMFGAILILAFLPWLDSAKTRSSKYRPLAKQFFWVFVAVCIGLGYLGAQPPEGIYVIVGRILTFLYFAYFLILLPLLARIEKPRPVPNSIADDVLAKSGGKAAPMVSAVIALMVAGGLLLGGAESARAAEGSTKPPAQKWSFSGPFGKFDRGAMQRGLKVYKEVCASCHGLSFVAFRNLAETGGPGYSVAQAQAFASEYKVKDGPNDQGEMFERPGRPADYFPSPFPNEQAARAANGGAYPPDLSLITKARSYGRGFPMFLIDFFTQYQEQGPDYVTALLQGYEDKPPAGFNLPEGSYYNTYFPGHAIKMPKPLNDGQVTYDDGSPATVAQYAKDVTTFLMWAAEPHMEARKQLGLQVFVFLILLTVLLYFTKKKVWANAH comes from the coding sequence ATGAGCGGACCATCCGATTTCCAGCCGACCAATCCCGCCTTGAAGTGGATCGAACGGCGCCTCCCGATCATGGGACTCATGCATTCGTCGTTCGTGGCGTATCCGACGCCGCGTAACCTGAACTACTGGTGGACGTTCGGCGCCATCCTTTCGTTCATGCTGGGCGTGCAGATCCTGACCGGCGTGATCCTGGCGATGCACTACACGCCGCATGCCGATATGGCCTTCAAGTCGGTCGAACTGATCGTCCGCGACGTCAATTACGGCTGGCTGCTGCGAAACATCCACGCCTCCGGCGCGTCGATGTTCTTCTTTGCGGTCTACATCCACATGTTCCGCGGCCTCTATTACGGGTCGTACAAGGAGCCGCGTGAAGTGCTGTGGATCCTCGGCGTCATCATCTATCTCCTGATGATGGCGACGGGCTTCATGGGTTACGTGCTGCCGTGGGGCCAGATGAGCTTCTGGGGCGCTACCGTCATCACCAATCTGTTCTCGGCCGTACCCTATTTCGGCGAGAGCATCGTGACGCTGCTGTGGGGCGGCTATTCCGTCGGCAATCCGACGCTCAACCGCTTCTTCTCCCTGCACTACCTGCTGCCGTTCGTGATCGCCGGCGTCGTCGTGCTGCACATCTGGGCGCTGCACGTCGCGGGCCAGAACAATCCGGCCGGCGTCGAAGCGAAGACCGAAAAGGACACGGTGCCGTTCACGCCTTACGCTACCATGAAGGATATGTTCGGCGTCTCCTGCTTCCTGCTGTTCTTCGCCTGGTTCATCTTCTACATGCCGAACTATCTCGGCGACCCCGAGAACTACATTCCGGCCAATCCGGCCGTGACGCCCGCGCACATCGTACCGGAATGGTACTACCTGCCGTTCTACGCGATCCTGCGCTCGATCCCGAACAAGCTTGCCGGCGTTATTGCAATGTTCGGTGCGATCCTCATCCTGGCCTTCCTGCCCTGGCTCGACAGCGCCAAGACGCGCTCGTCGAAATATCGCCCGCTGGCCAAGCAGTTCTTCTGGGTTTTTGTCGCTGTCTGCATCGGGCTCGGCTATCTCGGCGCGCAGCCGCCGGAGGGCATCTATGTCATCGTCGGCCGCATCCTGACCTTCCTCTACTTCGCCTATTTCCTGATCCTGCTGCCGTTGCTGGCGCGGATCGAGAAGCCCCGTCCGGTGCCGAACTCGATCGCGGACGACGTGCTGGCTAAGTCGGGCGGCAAGGCTGCGCCGATGGTCTCGGCCGTGATCGCGCTGATGGTGGCCGGCGGTCTGCTGCTGGGCGGCGCCGAGAGCGCGCGCGCCGCCGAAGGCAGCACCAAGCCGCCGGCGCAGAAGTGGTCGTTTTCGGGCCCGTTCGGCAAGTTCGACCGCGGCGCCATGCAGCGCGGTCTGAAGGTCTACAAGGAGGTCTGCGCCTCCTGCCATGGCCTGTCGTTCGTCGCCTTCCGCAATCTCGCCGAAACCGGCGGTCCCGGTTACTCGGTGGCGCAGGCCCAGGCGTTCGCCTCCGAATACAAGGTCAAGGACGGCCCGAACGACCAGGGCGAGATGTTCGAGCGGCCGGGCCGGCCCGCCGATTATTTTCCGTCGCCGTTCCCCAACGAGCAGGCGGCGCGCGCGGCCAATGGCGGCGCGTATCCGCCGGACCTGTCGCTGATCACCAAGGCGCGCAGCTACGGCCGTGGCTTCCCGATGTTCCTGATCGATTTCTTCACCCAGTATCAGGAGCAGGGACCGGATTACGTCACGGCGCTGTTGCAGGGCTATGAGGACAAGCCGCCGGCTGGCTTCAATCTGCCGGAAGGATCCTACTACAACACCTACTTTCCCGGCCATGCCATCAAGATGCCGAAGCCGTTGAACGACGGTCAGGTCACCTACGACGACGGCTCGCCGGCCACAGTTGCGCAATACGCCAAGGACGTCACCACGTTCCTGATGTGGGCTGCGGAGCCGCACATGGAGGCGCGCAAGCAGCTCGGCCTGCAGGTGTTCGTGTTCCTGATCCTGCTCACCGTCTTGCTGTACTTCACCAAGAAAAAGGTCTGGGCCAACGCCCACTGA
- the petA gene encoding ubiquinol-cytochrome c reductase iron-sulfur subunit, giving the protein MTTASSADHPTRRDFLFVATGAVAAVGAAATVWPLVSQMNPDASTVAAGAPIEVDLTPIAEGQDIKVFWRGKPIYISHRTKKQIDEARAVSVSSLPDPQSDEARVKPGHDQWLVVVGICTHLGCIPIAHEGQYDGFFCPCHGSVYDTSGRIRQGPAPTNLAVPPYTFVSDTKIQIG; this is encoded by the coding sequence GTGACGACAGCGTCTTCGGCGGACCATCCGACACGCCGTGATTTCCTTTTTGTTGCAACGGGAGCCGTCGCCGCCGTAGGCGCGGCTGCCACGGTGTGGCCGCTGGTTTCGCAGATGAATCCGGATGCCTCCACGGTCGCGGCCGGTGCGCCGATCGAGGTCGACCTGACCCCGATCGCCGAAGGGCAGGACATCAAGGTGTTCTGGCGCGGCAAGCCGATCTACATCAGCCACCGGACCAAAAAGCAGATCGACGAGGCCCGCGCGGTGTCGGTGTCGAGCCTGCCCGATCCGCAGAGCGACGAGGCGCGGGTCAAGCCGGGCCATGACCAGTGGCTGGTCGTGGTCGGCATCTGCACCCACCTCGGCTGCATCCCGATCGCCCATGAGGGCCAGTACGACGGCTTCTTCTGTCCGTGCCACGGTTCGGTGTACGACACGTCGGGCCGGATTCGGCAGGGACCCGCGCCGACCAACCTGGCCGTGCCGCCCTATACCTTCGTTTCCGATACCAAAATCCAGATCGGCTAA
- a CDS encoding tRNA (cytidine(34)-2'-O)-methyltransferase: MQIALFQPDIPQNTGTILRLCACLGVAAHIIEPAGFPTSDRHFRRAGMDYLDHVVLTRHDSWPKFEQWRNEAGSRLVLFTTKAAGSYLDFRYRSDDVLLFGRESAGVTDEVVSAADARVTIPIRPGLRSLNVAMAAAMALGEAMRQTGHPIAGEIGSKEKV; encoded by the coding sequence ATGCAGATTGCGCTTTTCCAGCCCGACATCCCCCAGAACACCGGGACGATTCTGCGCCTGTGTGCCTGCCTGGGCGTGGCCGCCCATATCATTGAGCCGGCGGGATTCCCGACCTCTGATCGGCATTTCCGCCGCGCGGGAATGGACTATCTCGATCATGTCGTCCTTACCCGCCATGACTCATGGCCAAAATTCGAGCAATGGCGTAACGAGGCTGGTTCCCGGCTGGTGCTGTTTACGACCAAGGCGGCCGGTTCCTATCTGGATTTCCGCTATCGAAGTGACGACGTCCTATTATTCGGGCGGGAATCCGCAGGAGTTACCGACGAGGTCGTCTCCGCGGCCGACGCTCGGGTGACGATCCCGATAAGGCCGGGCTTGCGTTCGCTCAATGTGGCGATGGCGGCCGCCATGGCACTAGGCGAGGCGATGCGTCAGACGGGTCATCCGATTGCAGGCGAGATCGGGTCCAAGGAGAAGGTGTGA
- the queE gene encoding 7-carboxy-7-deazaguanine synthase, with product MSYAVKEIFLTLQGEGAHAGRAAVFCRFSGCNLWSGREQDRMSATCQFCDTDFVGTDGTLGGRYATADELADTIAGQWTGENTNRYVVLTGGEPLLQVDPPFIDALHARGFAVGIETNGTIEPPEGIDWVCVSPKAGADLVVHRGHELKLVYPQAGAAPEDFVRLDFERFSLQPMDGPDVLENTARAVDYCLRHPQWRLSLQTHKTLGIR from the coding sequence GTGAGCTACGCGGTCAAGGAAATATTTCTGACGTTGCAGGGCGAAGGCGCACATGCCGGCCGCGCGGCAGTGTTTTGCCGTTTTTCCGGCTGCAACCTCTGGAGCGGCCGCGAACAGGACCGCATGAGCGCCACCTGCCAGTTCTGCGATACCGACTTTGTCGGCACCGACGGCACGCTCGGCGGCCGCTATGCCACGGCGGACGAACTCGCCGACACCATCGCCGGGCAATGGACCGGCGAGAATACCAACCGCTACGTGGTCCTGACCGGCGGCGAGCCTCTGCTGCAGGTCGATCCCCCCTTCATCGATGCGCTGCATGCGCGCGGCTTCGCCGTTGGCATCGAGACCAACGGCACGATCGAACCGCCCGAAGGGATCGACTGGGTCTGCGTCAGTCCGAAAGCCGGCGCCGATCTCGTAGTGCACCGCGGCCACGAATTGAAGCTGGTCTATCCGCAAGCAGGCGCAGCGCCGGAAGATTTTGTGAGGCTCGATTTCGAGCGCTTTTCGCTGCAGCCGATGGATGGACCCGACGTGCTCGAAAACACCGCGCGTGCGGTCGACTACTGCCTGCGCCATCCGCAATGGCGGCTCAGCCTGCAGACGCACAAGACACTTGGCATCAGATAA
- a CDS encoding 6-pyruvoyl trahydropterin synthase family protein: MWELTKSFRFEAAHSLKGTTFGAASEEIHGHSFRAEVSVRGTPDPETGMVLDLGLLERSMEEVRKALDHKLLNKVEALGTPTLENISRYIFERVQHAGQVTRVSVHRDSCNESCTYFGPQG; this comes from the coding sequence ATGTGGGAACTGACGAAATCGTTTCGCTTCGAAGCTGCGCATTCCCTGAAGGGAACGACCTTCGGCGCGGCCAGCGAGGAAATTCACGGCCACTCGTTTCGCGCCGAAGTGAGCGTGCGCGGCACGCCCGACCCGGAAACCGGCATGGTGCTCGATCTCGGCCTGCTCGAACGCAGCATGGAAGAAGTTCGCAAAGCACTCGACCACAAGCTCCTCAACAAGGTCGAGGCGCTGGGGACGCCGACGCTGGAAAACATTTCGCGCTACATCTTCGAGCGGGTCCAGCACGCAGGCCAAGTTACTCGCGTCAGCGTTCATCGCGACAGTTGTAACGAGAGCTGCACGTATTTCGGGCCGCAAGGCTAA